Proteins encoded by one window of Lathyrus oleraceus cultivar Zhongwan6 chromosome 1, CAAS_Psat_ZW6_1.0, whole genome shotgun sequence:
- the LOC127124979 gene encoding 14 kDa zinc-binding protein, translating to MKDKNTNERIAVLTSHFTHSTSMASEKEAALSAIPPDSDSPTIFDKIINKEIPSTVVYEDDKVLAFRDINPQAPVHILIIPKVRDGLTGISKAEERHFDILGRLLYTAKLVAKQEGLDEGYRVVINDGPQGCQSVYHIHVHVIGGRQLNWPPG from the exons ATGAAGGACAAGAACACAAACGAAAGAATTGCTGTTTTGACATCACACTTCACTCATTCAACTTCAATGGCTTCTGAGAAAGAAGCTGCCCTTTCTGCCATTCCTCCTGATTCCGATTCCCCCACCAT ATTTGACAAGATCATCAACAAGGAGATTCCTTCTACTGTTGTTTATGAGGATGATAAG GTGCTTGCCTTTAGGGACATAAATCCTCAAGCTCCCGTGCACATTCTAATCATTCCTAAAGTCAGAGACGGATTGACTGGTATCTCTAAG GCTGAGGAGAGGCACTTCGACATTCTTGGCCGACTTCTCTACACTGCAAAGCTGGTTGCGAAGCAAGAAGGTCTTGACGAAGGCTACCGGGTTGTAATTAACGACGGGCCACAAGGAT GCCAATCGGTTTACCACATTCATGTGCACGTTATTGGTGGTCGTCAGTTGAACTGGCCACCGGGCTAA